The window ACCACCAACAagcctagggccggcgccccagACATCCTCGTGTTGCGGATCAAGTCCAGGAGCAGTGCACCGCTGACGGCGATTGAGATCGGTAGCACAACGAAATAGCCCATCAAGGCCAGATCCACCGTTGCTGGTGCCgtcctccaccgccgccgccgcacgcaCCACTTCCATGTCGCCGCCGATCTAGCCGGAAAGGAGCGCCGCCTCCCAACCAGATCGTGATCCGAGGAGAaaactgccgccgccgccacgccacaAGGGCTTTGCCCTGTGACGCCCGGGGCGACGGCGGTGGAGGGGAGCGGAGGTCGGGCGAGGCTGTAGGAGGAGGGCGGGGGCTCCCCGGTGCGTGTGTGTGTATAGATGTGATGATGAGATCAACGTTGACCCCGTGTACAACGTGCGCAGTTTCCCCCTTCTTAGGCTTGTAGAGTTTGTGGATGTCCCTTCCAAGCCAAGCGATGAGAGCAATGGTCAAGAGAGGGTGCCAAGACAAAATGAGCGGGAAGCCACGCCAAAATAGGATGGGGTATCTTGTGTAGAAGTAGTCGTTGAGGAACGCTAGCTCCAACTTAGCAATTCTGAATGCTCTGTCAGCTTGGTGGTCGATCTGTTTGTGCAGGCAAATCTGCTCAGCGTGGTGGTCTATTTGTGCAGGCAAATCAACGCTGAATGCTCTCAACACGTGGTGGTCTATTGGTGCAGACAAATCTTCGTCCTTCTTGCCAATAATTTCATACATTAATCTTCGTCCTCATGGTAAGTCGTCAAATCTGCAATGGAATAGCCGGTATAGTGCAAAGGACAGGCAGAGGTCTTTGGTCCATGATGGATGGACGTTCCCTGCATCAGTGTCTGAATGCTGGTTCCTGGGCAGTTGCCAAGTCTTATCAAGAGTGATGGAGAGTCCCTCTGACTTCACTTTCGGATAAAATTCATACCCAGGCGCCTGCAGTTGAACCTTCTGCTTCTGATCTACAGACCAAGTACTCGTATTCTACTCCCTCAGTAAAGAAATATCAGAGCATTTAGATTACTAAAGTGGTGATCTGaatgctcttatatttgtttacagagggagtaccattgTGGTCGGATCCCATCGTTACAAGTACCAACATCTGTACCCATATATGCTGTCAGAATGGGTGACTGAACTTGATGTGACGACAGTATTAGAGTgatcttttttattttatttttgagcAAAAGATTTTTACCAGATTGTTGACatcatttttttttcttcttctctgaGCGGAACAATGTGGGAAGGTAAAATTTTCCTGCTGCAGTAAAGTCAGCAAGTGCCCTGCAATGCAGAGAGTAAgatatatttattttttattaatCTTTTCTAGAGAAAGCAACAAAATTATGATTTTGTAGTCATGATTTTAGTGTGCGTGCTTAAGCAAAATGAAGCCGAAGACCACACTCCTTGCTTTCAATGCATACGACACCAATTACATCTTttatcaagaaacaccaagcgcATCGAATCTTAATGTCTTAAAAATACCATGTGGCTATCTTTTCTATACACATGAATTTTTTTCGTGCAATATGTTTACATGTGTGGCGAGAAAAAGAAGCCTTGAGGGGCCACACCAATTCAGGAGCAATCTACAAGTAGATATACAGTAGATTCCAAGCTTTCCAACAATACAATATTGCTTCAAAGTGAGAAAAGGCACCAGGTCAGGAGGGCTAAAGAAACATGAATGTTTGTTCCTGATACATAGACAGCACATGGGTAGAAATTACATTCACATTTTAATACCAGCCAACTATCACATTTCAACTAATTCTCGCGCTTCTTTTGCAACATCTGAGAGGAGACACAGAGGCCTGGCAGTCTTCTTCACTCCGCAATCAGTCCCTGCAAAGAGCATGCAGCTTTCAAGGCTAGACATGATCTTTGAAGCCTTTTGCAATGAGTCCACGCATTCCTTGAGCTGTGCGGTGTCCTGGCCACGCTTCAGCATTAATATGGCAATCTGGCCGCAAAGCTTCACAATTCTTAGACAATCAGCTGTGGCCTCACAGTTCTCTTGTACTATGTCCGTAAGCTTCCACGCAAATTCACCTTCTCCGAGGGCAATCTCTCGAGCTACATCATCGAAGTCACCTGCATTGATCAGTTTGTCACACATCACCCAAGTAAGCGATAACAATGCTTCTTGGAATTCCCTTTTAGCATTTTTCTCCTCATTTGACTGTTCAGGTGAGTTGATTTGGCTTCTGCGTTTGGGCACCGGTCGATTTTCTTCATGGTCTCCTGGTCCAGAAATTGTCTggttttcttcatcatcttctGGTCTAGAAATTGCCTGGTTTTCTTCACGTTTTTTGGTTTTAAAAATTGTCGTTATTCTGTTGCCCTTTTTTGCAAGCTTCTGCAATAACCTATCCCATGAAGAATTTTTTCTTCCGTTTCTAGGGAGGTCTCGCCTACTGTCCAGTACTTCCATGAGGACCTACAACAATAATGTAACTCTTAAAAACACAAATCACTCCCCAGATGGTACAAAACTATTGTCGTGGGCTCGTTGCTAATTCAGATATAAGTAGATGAAAGGATCTGTAAGCTAACCTTTGGCAGCAAAGCTTCCTTAACACAATCCTTGTCCAATGTACAGTGAGTGCACAAATTCTCCAAGATCTCCAATGCTACTGTACTGTATGTGATGCTGTACGTCATGTGGTTCGTAACATCATGTAATTCTCTTTCATTGAGTAGATAAATCTTCTTATCATTACGTATTTCATTGACATGATAAATAATGTCTTTCGTAACATCAAGTATGGCAATGAGACGACCAACAATGTTCTTCTGTTCCATTCCATCATGAGGAACATAGAAATTTCTTTCGTCTCGGAAAGTAATGCCAGTGATTTCCCAGCCGTAACTCTAAGCTTTTCTGTTTCCCCTTCTTTTTCCCCTTTATCACCATGAAGGAATATCTGTAACTGCATCTTGATTAGATTTTCTTTTGTTTCCGTGCTGAGGTTGGCCGACGAATTAAAAGCCAGTTCTGTGAGGATTTCTATGGCTCTAGTCTGTAGTTCTTTGTCAGCATTGTTTCGCTCATCAAGAAAACTCGTCAGGTTGCTCAGTGCCTGGTTGCTGGAAGAGATACAATTGACCACATAGCGCTTGCCATTCCAATCCGGAGCACGGATAAGCCTGTGCACCACTTTAAGCGATCCATTCGCTACACTGGCCCATGCACTTGCATTGATATCTTGGATTAGTGTCTCGGAGTACAGGGGTGCCATGATCTTAGTGATGAGATCTGGGGCGTTGTATATGTCAATGCAGTTGTGCTGATCGAAGGCGAGCCTCTCGAGAATTGCCAGGCCTTGCAGAATGAGCTcattccaaccatctcctttgctgCTATGGGATGAGTTATCCACTCCATCTTGCTGAATGTCAGCACCTTGGTTTCTAATTTTTTTTTGCTCTGTATTTCTCTATGCCTTTGACAACAGAAATCAATCTTCCCTTAGCGCCGCCAGTACCCTTTCCTGACATTCTAAAAGTTGAGTGATGGTCAGGTCCTTGTTGGTTGTTCCAATACGGAAGGCTGATATCGAGCAGTGAGGATATGCACTGCGTTGCTCCAGGGAACTGGGTCAAATGAATATCACCAGCAAGGTATGCGACAATCCGTGCGACCACCTCCCTGAGTTCTCTGTCGCTGCTTCTCCACCCAAGTGTATCGATCAGCTTCTGAATCTTTGGTCTAGAGGGGAGTAGCAGGGACCTTACATCTGCCTCCAGCTTAATAAAGTTGTCCAACATCCTTGCTCCTGAGAGATAGTCTTTCTGTGATTCCGAGTCAACCAAATCAACAGCATAGTTGATCAAATTCCTGCCATCGATGGATGTAGGGTCTCGCCAGCATTTGGCTCGGGTATCATAGAGGTAATCTACAATTGTTACGCTGCCCCACTTTTCTGGCAACTGGCATTCTTCACGGAACGAAACGACAACCCACAATGCCGAGACATCGATCAACCACCAAATGAAGAAGAGCAGACCTTGGCAAATAGCCAACCAGTAGAAGATGCTCAGTGCTGGCACCAGGTTCGCTTTGCTGTCATCGCCTGCGGTGTCGCCATAATCATGCTGCCGTAGGCGCCACAGTGAGAGCACAATGCAGGCGACGGGCCCAAACACATAAAGGATCCATGCAATTAGAACCACAGCCAGGGCCGGCATGGATAGTAGTTGGACGATGACAAGGAAAACTTGTACCCATAGAAATGTAAAAATACTGTGGCCCTTGGGCTTGGTAATTCCACCGTTCACCAAGGGATCAGGAAACAGTTTTTTTATAAAACCACCTACAGGATTTGC is drawn from Aegilops tauschii subsp. strangulata cultivar AL8/78 chromosome 1, Aet v6.0, whole genome shotgun sequence and contains these coding sequences:
- the LOC109779370 gene encoding uncharacterized protein, which produces MEVAAGAVVGALVGKLIKHAIATEEKVVTGRGQPDHQARKRPEEMSLNSYALLQAYVLMAVTGLGYLALTWSTVVLLGGFVTSLGKKDFWCLTSISMVQAARIFNDSGDNMFPIFRKLMRKLARKVFANPVGGFIKKLFPDPLVNGGITKPKGHSIFTFLWVQVFLVIVQLLSMPALAVVLIAWILYVFGPVACIVLSLWRLRQHDYGDTAGDDSKANLVPALSIFYWLAICQGLLFFIWWLIDVSALWVVVSFREECQLPEKWGSVTIVDYLYDTRAKCWRDPTSIDGRNLINYAVDLVDSESQKDYLSGARMLDNFIKLEADVRSLLLPSRPKIQKLIDTLGWRSSDRELREVVARIVAYLAGDIHLTQFPGATQCISSLLDISLPYWNNQQGPDHHSTFRMSGKGTGGAKGRLISVVKGIEKYRAKKN